The following coding sequences are from one Chaetodon trifascialis isolate fChaTrf1 chromosome 24, fChaTrf1.hap1, whole genome shotgun sequence window:
- the n6amt1 gene encoding methyltransferase N6AMT1, which produces MSSNYPTPVYRHAGRGHFRDVYEPAEDSFLLIDALEKDAERLQLMSPCVCLEVGSGSGVVSAFLASVVGPSAFYLCTDVNPAAAQCTAETASCNSVSLQPVLTSLVECLLPRLSGKVDVLLFNPPYVVTPSEEVGGTGIEAAWAGGRRGREVTDRFLPLVAQLLSSKGLFYLVAIDENDPEEIIRLLDQAGLRGESCLSTRAGNERLSVLRFHRS; this is translated from the exons ATGTCGAGCAACTATCCCACACCTGTTTACCGGCACGCCGGACGAGGACACTTCCGGGATGTTTACGAGCCGGCGGAGGACTCCTTCCTGCTGATTGACGCCCTGGAGAAAGACGCCGAGCGACTGCAGTTGATGAG cccatgtgtgtgtctggaggtgGGCAGCGGTTCGGGAGTTGTGTCAGCATTTCTGGCATCGGTGGTCGGCCCTTCGGCTTTTTATCT TTGCACTGATGTGAACCCTGCAGCGGCACAGTGCACAGCAGAGACGGCCTCCTGCAATAGTGTCTCGCTGCAGCCTGTCCTCACGTCCCTG GTGGAGTGTCTTCTGCCACGCCTCAGTGGGAAAGTGGACGTCCTCCTCTTCAACCCTCCATACGTGGTCACACCTTCAGAGGAG GTTGGCGGCACGGGTATCGAGGCCGCCTGGGCTGGTGGGAGGCGAGGACGAGAGGTGACCGACAGATTTCTGCCCCTGGTAGCGCAGTTGCTCTCCAGCAAAGGGTTATTTTACCTCGTCGCCATTGACGAGAACGATCCCG AGGAAATCATCCGTTTACTGGACCAGGCTGGTTTGAGGGGAGAGTCCTGCTTGTCGACGAGAGCTGGAAATGAGAGGCTGTCGGTCCTGCGCTTCCACAGgagctga
- the LOC139327856 gene encoding gastrula zinc finger protein XlCGF8.2DB-like isoform X2 translates to MVEEDVQLLSASQEEDPPEQREWSPSLDQEDPTELPHVKEEQEELWTSQEGQQLPGPEEAAITKSTFPPVPVKSEEEDEEKPQCSQLHQRHTEDMKTEADGEDCGGPEAARSSDPDRHLEPDTDDETSQSSEPETDDSCDWEETREPRSGLNLLQNNDDHSGVQTGEKLFSCSVCGKSYQRKNSLRNHMELHSEGKRLSCSVCKKTFQFRRNFTRHMSIHTGEKPFSCSVCGLTFRQKDNLKQHSTVHTGEKPFTCSVCGKGFPQQRSLRRHATVHTGEKPFSCSVCKASFRVRSSLSIHMRVHTGEKPFSCSVCGKSFALKKRLQRHVTVHTGEKPFSCSVCDRRFSALAHAKRHKCAGESSGNK, encoded by the exons atggtggaggagg ACGTCCAGCTGCTCTCAGCGAGTCAAGAAGAGGATCCCCCTGAGCAGCGGGAGTGGAGCCccagtctggaccaggaggacccaaCAGAGCTGCCACATGTtaaggaggaacaggaggaactgtggaccAGTCAGGAGGGACAGCAGCTTCCAGGGCCGGAGGAAGCCGCTATCACCAAGTCCACATTCCCTCctgtccctgtgaagagtgaagaagaggatgaagagaaacctcagtgctcacagcttcatcagagacacactgaagacatgaagacagaagcTGATGGAGAGGACTGTGGAGGACCAGAAGCAGCCAGGAGCTCAGATCCAGACAGACATTTAGAACCAGACACTGACGATGAGACGTCTCAGTCCTCTGAACCTGAGACCGATGACAGCTGTGATTGGGAGGAGACCAGAGAACCTCGGTCAGGTTTAAACCTTCTGCAGAACAATGATGACCACAGTGGAGTCCAAACAGGAGAGAAACTGTTCAGTTGCTCAGTTTGTGGTAAAAGTTACCAACGTAAGAACTCCTTAAGGAATCACATGGAACTTCATTCAGAGGGAAAACGTTTAAGCTGCTCAGTTTGTAAGAAAACTTTTCAGTTCAGAAGAAATTTTACGAGGCACATGAGtatccacacaggagagaaacccttcagttgttcCGTCTGTGGTTTAACATTCAGACAAAAGGACAATCTGAAACAACACTCGACTGTTCACACGGGAGAGAAACCTTTCACCTGCTCCGTTTGCGGTAAAGGATTTCCACAGCAGCGAAGTCTTCGGCGACACGCGACTGTCCACACGGGAGAGAAACCTTTCAGCTGCTCCGTTTGTAAAGCGAGTTTCAGAGTCCGAAGCTCTTTGTCCATACACATGAGagtccacacaggagagaaaccatTCAGTTGTTCAGTTTGCGGTAAAAGCTTTGCACTAAAGAAGCGTCTTCAACGACACGTCACTGTCCACACGGGGGAGAAGCCATTTAGTTGCAGCGTTTGTGATAGAAGATTCAGTGCGCTCGCTCATGCCAAAAGGCACAAGTGTGCCGGTGAGAGCAGCGGAAATAAATGA
- the LOC139327856 gene encoding zinc finger protein 2-like isoform X1: MLISSVPYDVVFIRFSRSDPVESVCVDELVEVDCVDFFGDSPQTRRLLVNSDTGSYVSLLAGSRQSPASRCEETGVSRQYLTECVWRKSCCEAVKMSKVQMLRAFVKQRLTAAAEEKFELFERTIAEYEEELCRQRKLLDAVFKPEVRLHKADVQLLSASQEEDPPEQREWSPSLDQEDPTELPHVKEEQEELWTSQEGQQLPGPEEAAITKSTFPPVPVKSEEEDEEKPQCSQLHQRHTEDMKTEADGEDCGGPEAARSSDPDRHLEPDTDDETSQSSEPETDDSCDWEETREPRSGLNLLQNNDDHSGVQTGEKLFSCSVCGKSYQRKNSLRNHMELHSEGKRLSCSVCKKTFQFRRNFTRHMSIHTGEKPFSCSVCGLTFRQKDNLKQHSTVHTGEKPFTCSVCGKGFPQQRSLRRHATVHTGEKPFSCSVCKASFRVRSSLSIHMRVHTGEKPFSCSVCGKSFALKKRLQRHVTVHTGEKPFSCSVCDRRFSALAHAKRHKCAGESSGNK, encoded by the exons ATGCTCATTTCTTCCGTTCCGTATGACGTTGTCTTCATCAGATTCAGTCGCAGTGACCCAGTAGAGTCTGTATGTGTGGATGAACTTGTTGAAGTGGACTGTGTGGATTTCTTCGGTGATTCACCGCAGACTCGTCGCCTGTTAGTCAACAGTGATACCGGAAGTTATGTTAGCCTCCTAGCAGGAAGTAGACAGAGCCCGGCCTCACGCTGCGAGGAGACCGGAGTGAGCAGACAGTATTTAACggagtgtgtctggaggaaaagttgctgtgaagcagtgaaaatgtctaaagtccaaatgctgagagcttttgtcaagcagcgactaactgcggctgctgaagagaaatttgagctgtttgaaagaacgatagcagagtacgaggaggaacttTGTCGACAACGAAAACTACTGGACGCTGTTTTCAAGCCTGAAGTCCGGTTACACAAAGCAG ACGTCCAGCTGCTCTCAGCGAGTCAAGAAGAGGATCCCCCTGAGCAGCGGGAGTGGAGCCccagtctggaccaggaggacccaaCAGAGCTGCCACATGTtaaggaggaacaggaggaactgtggaccAGTCAGGAGGGACAGCAGCTTCCAGGGCCGGAGGAAGCCGCTATCACCAAGTCCACATTCCCTCctgtccctgtgaagagtgaagaagaggatgaagagaaacctcagtgctcacagcttcatcagagacacactgaagacatgaagacagaagcTGATGGAGAGGACTGTGGAGGACCAGAAGCAGCCAGGAGCTCAGATCCAGACAGACATTTAGAACCAGACACTGACGATGAGACGTCTCAGTCCTCTGAACCTGAGACCGATGACAGCTGTGATTGGGAGGAGACCAGAGAACCTCGGTCAGGTTTAAACCTTCTGCAGAACAATGATGACCACAGTGGAGTCCAAACAGGAGAGAAACTGTTCAGTTGCTCAGTTTGTGGTAAAAGTTACCAACGTAAGAACTCCTTAAGGAATCACATGGAACTTCATTCAGAGGGAAAACGTTTAAGCTGCTCAGTTTGTAAGAAAACTTTTCAGTTCAGAAGAAATTTTACGAGGCACATGAGtatccacacaggagagaaacccttcagttgttcCGTCTGTGGTTTAACATTCAGACAAAAGGACAATCTGAAACAACACTCGACTGTTCACACGGGAGAGAAACCTTTCACCTGCTCCGTTTGCGGTAAAGGATTTCCACAGCAGCGAAGTCTTCGGCGACACGCGACTGTCCACACGGGAGAGAAACCTTTCAGCTGCTCCGTTTGTAAAGCGAGTTTCAGAGTCCGAAGCTCTTTGTCCATACACATGAGagtccacacaggagagaaaccatTCAGTTGTTCAGTTTGCGGTAAAAGCTTTGCACTAAAGAAGCGTCTTCAACGACACGTCACTGTCCACACGGGGGAGAAGCCATTTAGTTGCAGCGTTTGTGATAGAAGATTCAGTGCGCTCGCTCATGCCAAAAGGCACAAGTGTGCCGGTGAGAGCAGCGGAAATAAATGA